In Numenius arquata chromosome 1, bNumArq3.hap1.1, whole genome shotgun sequence, the DNA window tttctattttattttatttgttttcttcccctaTCCTGCAGGCAATAATAACTGAAGCCCTAGGAGCAAAGTCTGTGAGAGCAATGTATGTGTGAACTCAGCTGTATAggctttttcaaaataattctttaGAACTGTAGCCATTTGCTGTCCTGTACCGTCATATGTAATTCTGTTGATATACTTGATTCTTCCCTCATATCTTCTAgttctttggttggtttttctttctttggaacaGAATGAGCTTTTTTTTCAGCCTCCATCTCTTCTGAAATGAAGGAAGTTTAGCTGTAGCAGTTACGAACGACTGTCTGTTCATCGAGCCTCTTGCATGGCTGTTCCATGCAAATTCATCTCAAAACAGTCTCTCGGGTAGTGAGTATCCTCTAGAAGAGGGGAGTTGTCAGTTAAAGGATCTGAAGGGGCAGAAGCCGAGAACCTAATGTATTGGTTCTGACTTGTGCCTGGGTggcagagaggggggaaaaagggaataCGTGTCCTTTCAGCATTTCTGAGGTGTGACTAGGCTGACTGATGGTGATGGTTCATGAGTTCCAAAGATAACTTCTGTCTGCTAGAGGTCACGGTCCTCTTTCATTAACCAAGTCGGGCTGGGGATGAGCCTGTCTGTTGGCAGAAAATACAGATCTTGCTTAGAGGGCCTTGCAGGTGTGAGGCTGAACGGGTTATGAGTTGAAGACACAGGCAGGCTGAGGTGTGGGGTGGAGTTTTGTGCTGCTGCCCCTCTCTGAGCTAGTGCTGCATGGTGCCTGGTGATCTCAGCAGAAGGCATTGCAGTGAGGTTGGGCAGCAGGAATGTTTGCTCTGGGAAATTCTGAATGCAAAGATCAGCAGCTTTTTGCTGAGGGACTGCTGAGTCCCTATGGACTTGGAACTGTTTGTCTCAAATACTGAGTGAGGTTTCAGAGCGAGGCTGCCAGGAGATGTCCCAAGCTAAGCCGTTATTAAGTTAATCAATGTCAGAGCAGGAGGTCACGTGTGATGCAAGCTGGGACACCTAAACCTCCTCTCCTAGAGGGGAGAGGTTGTGGATGAGCAGCGTCAGAGTTACTGCCCAGTTTCTACACAGGGGTCATTCTTACCTGTGCTGTTGTGCCCTTGTTATGCCCTAGATGTGGTGGCACAGCTGGAGCCATCCTGACATGTCCCCTGGAAGTGGTGAAGACACGTCTACAGTCATCCCAGCTGACACTGCGGCCTCTGTGCCTCTCAGAGATACAGCTGCCAGGGATGAGTGTGAGGCTGATGAatcccaccccaccatctcctggAGTGCTCAAGTTGCTGAGGTGAGTAGGATAAGGCAGTGTGCGTGTTAGCACCAGGGAGGTGAAGGTTTGGCCATCAGGTGGAGgccgggagaggggagagagagatggaAGTACCATTTGAGCTGAGGCTCTGGAAACTGCAAGGGTGGTAGGAAGTTTCAGGAGAGCACAGGTACATCTACTTCTCAAGTTGATCCGTGCTTTGAACTCTTAAGTCTGCAAGGCAGCTTTTGGGACTGTGAGAAATTTCTCAGCTAGTGGTTTGATCAGACCCAGAGTGATGGTGTCAGCAAGAATAGGAAGAAATGActgaaggagagaaatggttgGAGAAAAAAATGAGCGTAGGGCAGAAAAAGGATAACACAGGATCTGAGGAGCGGATGCTACAAGAAATACTGAAGAACGAAGGAAGAGGAACAGGAGAGCCCCATCTTAGTTATTCTGCTGGTTTCTCTGTTCATTTGCTTTTGTAGGTCCATCCTTGAGAAGGAAGGCGTGCGATCCCTCTTCCGAGGCCTGGGTCCAAACCTTGTTGGGGTTGCTCCTTCCCGGTGAGTACTGCTCCCTGAGGATAGCTCATGCTGTACACTTTTTAAAGGACCTCTGTGACAGTTATTGCTCCACATACTGAAAGCAGTCTGGGCCTTGTGCTCATTGTTCCACAGGACCTCTTCACACAGAGATTTTCTGGACCTTCTGATCATAGTTATAAGATAAGATGATTGCTGTGGGCCTAGTATAAATGGTATCCGATGTCACATTAGGCAGACGTATGCTAGGAGTAATAAAAGTTGGAGTGAGACCCCCTCTTCTCCTTATAGGTAAACTGTGACCTCTTCTGTATTTCCTTCCAACCAGGGCTATTTATTTTGCTGCCTATTCTGGTGTTAAGGAGAGGCTCAATGCTGTCCTCATACCGGAGTCCAAGAAGGTACACATGCTATCAGCAGCCTGTGCAGGTGAGCCTCTTCTGTCTCAAATCAGAGCCAAGGGGTCCTTCTCTCTGTAAACGTAAATGGggttccttccttcccctttgctgTTCCCATCAGTCCTGCTCTCTGTTCTGAAGTTTTCTTCCTCCACACCTGGAGCAGTGAGTTCCTTGGGTAACCAAAGCATTTTCTCACTCTTCGTTCTTCTTAGGCTCATCTCTTCAAGTTATGGGTCTAATCTTTACCCCTTCCACTGCCATCAAGAAAAGAGCTCCATTCAGTTGTGAAAGGGAGAAAGCAGTGTGTAATTTAGACCACTCACAGAATCATTTCTTTTGATGTATCCCAGTTCTCTGAATCTGCCACTCTTGCAAGTTTAGCTGCTTTGCAACACCAGGGCTTGTAGTAGGGTTATGTTGGAGGCAGAGGAGCTAATTACACCAGACAAAGGCTGGAATGAGGGAGGAGGAGAATCAGATAGTCTGCCCTAAATGTCTTTTCTCCCATGGGAGCTCAAGGTCATTCTCAAATCGCAAATGCCTGCAGCTTGCCAAGCAGAATTCAGAGAGAGCTGATAGACAGGCATCTCTTCACAAACTGTCAGTGTGATCCTAGTGCTCATGGCTGTCTTCCTCTTGTTTTCCAGGCATTGCCTCTGCTACACTCACCAACCCTATCTGGTTAGTGAAAACCAGGATGCAGCTGGAAGCCAGGTAAGGCAAGCTAGCAACGCAGAGCCACTCGTGTCAAATCAGGactggtttggggggtggggctgggcaggggtctGCGACTCACCATCAGAACATAGGTCTTCAAGGCCTGCTGGGGAAGAGTCATGCAGTTGCATTCACAGTAGCATTATCAGTCAGTGGAGCAGTATGCCGTTCTAACCCTCCCTCCTCTTTACAGGGTGAAGGGAGAGGCGGCCAGCAATGCTCTCCAGTGTGCCATGCACGTGTACCGCACTGAAGGCCTTCGTGGATTTTACCGTGGGATCACTGCCTCCTATGCTGGAGTGTCAGAGACCATCATACACTTTGTCATCTatgaagcactgaaacagcagctgagaaacagccatccttccctttccccaccaCTCACACTTTCACCAAACAGCCATGATTTCTTTGGACTAatgggagctgctgctgtctcCAAAACATGTGCTTCATGCATTGCATATCCACACGGTGAGTTGATCCATTCTCCTTGCTTCTTTTCCCCTCAGTGGGAGATGCCATGGCTGTAGGATCAATCTGCTAATATCACTTCCCTTCTTGTCTCTCCAGAGGTCATTCGGACACGGTTGCGAGAAGAAGGGTCACGATACCGTTCCTTTATACAGACTCTGCAGCTTGTGGTTCATGAAGAGGGACCCTTGGCTTTATACCGAGGGCTCCTGGCTCACTTGATCCGCCAGATCCCAAACACAGCTATCATGATGGCTACCTATGAACTTATCGTACATTTGGCCTCTTCCACCTTGTAAGCGTGCCGTAGCACCTGGCTGAGGCTGCTTTAGGGATACAGAGACCTCATGGTCCTGAGACTTGATCTTTTTAcgtgctcagagaggtggtgctTTTCATCACATATCAGAACTGGGTCAGGCATAGCATTCTCAGGAAAGAAGACTATTTTGTGCAAAGTTTTTTAGCTCCAATGTGCACAGTGTAGCCTGCCTTCTTTCTGGAATCTTGAATTATTCTGGTGCTGCAGTATGTCAGGGCACTGGTTTGACGTTGCCTGCTGTAAGCTCCCTGCATGAAACAAGGGCATGGAACTTACTGGAAAGGAGGCAAAGGAGAAAGCCTAAGAGTATCTTAGACAGCCTCAGCATGTTCACTTCTTTTGGACCCAGTAACAACCATGCGTGGGCACAGTTGGACATGAAGACAGGCTAGAGCTGAGACATCCGAGAGAACTGCAACAAGCGGAGATCTTGTGCCTGAGACCTTTCATGCCCTCAGAGGGGCTCTTCCACTCTCACCTACCTCTAAAGAGGATTTCTCAACCTTGGCTGCCAGCAAACATCCTATTGCAGAATTTCTTTGGGTCCTTAACATGTTGCAGCCATTGCCCTGAGACGTGTCAGGCAGCTGCAAGTTTTTGTCTTGCAGGGTCTGAATGATCAGACTAAGTGGGTCAAAGGAAGAAGGACAATCTGCTATGAAGCACTACCCTAACAACTCATGCTACTGGGCTCATAGCCATGCCTTGCCAATATCTGTTGTGTTTCCATCCCCTCTATTCCCAATGGAAAGAGGAGGACGTCTCCTTCCCTCAGAAGTGCTGGAGCTGTTCTGCTACAAGCCAGAACCCCTGGTGTGAAAAATACGCTCTTTTATGCTGGTAAAGAAAGTGGATCAGGTGAAAAGATGGATGAAGCTGAGGATTTGGCCTGTTTCTATTGACGATACACTAAGTGTATGGAAAgagccttatttttttctgtaattaagaaTTCGGTTTGCTGCAGGTGTTACACTTGCCTGGGACAGGCTGCGATGCCTTCTGTTCCTCAGTGGGTTCCTAGCCCCCTGTCCAGGGGAAGGCTACATTGTGTTTATAAAGAGTATTTTGACTCTCAAAAAGGCAGGGGGTAGGGTCAGGGGTGATGTGTTTTTCTTGTTCCAACACATACACTAAAAAATGTAACCCTTCCCCGAGATAAGGCAGTAATTTCAGTAAATACATGCTCTGGACAATCTCCAGTTTCACATTAGAGGCTACACTGACTGTTTATTTCCCTGCTTGTAGTGGAAAAACGGCAGAAGCCctgaacattttatttgaaatccatttattttaaaatccagtttgtttcctcatctttcttaCCTTCCTTCCTTTTAGTTTAGGAGTATCGACAATTTTACAAAGCGACACAagctgcagtggtttttttttttttgcatgaaacgAGAATAAACCTCAAACGACAACAttgaaaaaatatacaatatatatatataatatctggggagggggtgtgagAGACCCCACTCTGAGCCCTATGGCTGGCTTCTCCTTCCAAATTTCTGTTCCTTCCAAGCCTGTCCTTCCTCATCCTGGTTTGAACTGTGCCACTGTCATGTTTCTAGAGAGCCAGATGGGGGGTCAACAATGTTGGGAATGTCCACAATGAGAATGGCAGAAGATGAAGGAACATGGGAGGCAGAAATGACAGATGAGGGAGGAGCGCATGTGTACAcggtgggggaaggaggaagttAAAAGTAAGACAACTCCTCCTTCCAGCCATATGTTTTGAGGGGATCCATTGGACTGGTGTTTTAAAGCTCCTAGTAGCGGTGAGACCCGTCGCTTTTGCCGATGATGTGTCGGTCATCTATGTCATTGCTGTCCGGGGAGTCGGGTGTCTCCGAGTCGGTGCTGTCATCTTCGTCCTCCATGCCCTCACTTGCTCTGCCCTCGACGCTTTCTGCTGCCCTCTCCTGGCAGCTCTGGTAGGACTGGGGAGGTGAGACGTGGGGTAAGGGGAAGGATCTGTCAACCCAGCTGCCCACCCAGCCCCAACCACTGTGGCTGCTTCTCACCTCCATGGGGTTGACTATGATGGTGAGGGCTGAGTCGTCCCAGAACATGTCGCTCTCTTTGCCTCCGGTACTTGTGTGCCCCCCATCAGCAGCCCCAGAGACCTCTTGCCCCATTCCCCGCCGGTGCAGGGAGTGGATGCGCAGGATGCCAAGGATCACCATGAGTGCCAGGAAGCCCACACACACCACAATGATGACAGTGGCAGCACTGGGGACCACTTGGGATAAAGAAAAGTAGAAGGCATGGTTGGAGTCTTGTCACAGAAACATGCATTTCCAACCTGACCTGATGGTGCCATCTCCTATATTTTTCTGCGTTGCTGACCACCACCTAgtcctatctctttttttttttttaagaccagtgGCAGTCTTGATTCTCTTGTGACTCTCCTGCTGTTGAAGCTTCTTTCTGAAATTACATTACCCAAGCCCGCATAGTACCAGCTTACAGTTGTTCTTTTTAGAGCTTCTCGGGTGTAGATTTCAGACTGTTTCAACATCAGGAAAACAACACACCAAAAGAGGAGGATTGTTGCACCAAGCTCTAAACTACAATTTGATGCAGACTGCAGTCCGTTTGCCCCAATGAGTGGGGCAGGACAATATAATGAGAACTCGTTAACATGGGTATAGGCAGCCTGAAATTAATCCTCTGCTACAGGTTCTACCAGGATATCAGAAAATCGGCATCCTGACCTAAAGGAATAAACCCAAAAGATAATGCTACATACTTGGGTTGTTATGAGGGCTTGCCAAACTGTGCCCAGATAGCTCTGGAGGTAAATGATGGCCTCGGTGCATGAACTGCTGGGAACTCAGAATGTGGTTAGGATGAGCAGCTCGGTTCATGTTGTGGAGGACATTCACCTGCAGGAAGACCGGAGTGAGAGAGACTCAGCCCCATGTTCACGGCACATTCTACATTGTGTGCATTCCCTGTGTCCTCTCCATGCATGCACAAGCACCTATCTATGCATGTATTGATCTCGTACCTCAACAGTGAACTCATTGCTGGAGTAGCGTCCGTTCATCTCAGTGCAGGACAGGTGAAACTTCCTTTCATAAAGAGCAGCGCCACGGTTGATGTGGTATGAGACCTGGCGTAGTATTTCCTCATAAACTGCGATGCTCTCCACACCTGAAACGAGAGAATTGGTGTGGGGTCAGGAAGCTCCTCCCTCAAAGTCGTCTGGCATCGTAACCCCGTAGTAACTAGGAGCTCTAGAGGAATCCAAGGCAAAGCTGTGTATATTAATTTTAGGAAGGGAGCAGAGATGGAGTTGGCTGCAAAGGATCTGATGAAATCCCTGCCTGCATTGCTAAAACAaatggaagggaaggaaagttcAAGAGCAACAGCCTTGTTAAGCTCTGGAGAGCACAATAGTGTTGTTCCAGTCCACAGCCTGTGGGAGCTGCTGTCCCACAGTCATGTCATGCAAAATGCCACTGGCGCCTGAGAACACCAAACCCCAAGGAGTTAGTCAAGAGGAGTGATACAAGCCTGGGTGAGAGCTCAGACACCATGCCCTACTACTTTGTGATGGAGGAGGAGCCACCTCCCCAAGGAAATGGCCTGGGACTTCCAAAAACCGGGAGTCAACAAATAATTGTATCTCAGAGCCTCACAAAGTACACCAACACATTTCTAACATCGGGTTAAGTGCTTCTCCCAGCAATGCCTGACAGGCAGTGAGAGGGGTAATTAGGcagctgtggccaaggagaggacATACCTGTGATGGTCAGGTAGGCAGAGGTGTTGACAAGCTCCAGGCCCCGCTGCTGCAGCAGTGCCCCATCCAGCACCAGATACTCCCTCTCGGGGTCCAAGTCATCTCCTACCAATGAGATCTCGCAGCCATCCAGGTTGTGCACAATCTCATCTGACATCCGTGTGTCTGTCACTGAGATGCAAACGGAAAGAAGACAGGGCCAGAAAGCCCGACAGCCATCAGTGAAGGCAGGAGTTACTGTGGGTGGTGCCCACTTACTCAAAAGTGCTCACATCATACATAATGACTTCTCTTTCTCTGGCTAGCACCGACCTTGAGTAAAATCACTGTCAGTCTAATTACTTGTTGGAGGAGTCCCCCTGGTTCTAATGACATTATTTATGCACATAATAAAGTCACTTTATTTTGGAACAACATACTATTATCAGAGTGGTTCGTGATAACGCATCTTGGCTGTGAGGACTCTGTTGACAATGACAACGTGCAAATTAGGAACAACTCTATCACACATTCCCAGACCCTGAGTGCTTTTGAAAGCTTTCCTctgtctcctgcctgctggtTACCGTGGCTGAGATCTTTCTTACCTTATTAAAATGGTAACCACGTTCAATGACTAACTGCTTTCAGCAGGGGTAAGACCAACCTGCTCTAAGTCAAGAAACTCATCATTGTATGAGAAAAGGCAAAGCTGCTAAACAGAAAACTACGAGCCAAAAAAATCCCATCACCAGAAGAGATATGAAAGAAGTAAAAGGACCTGTGGAGCACTGAGTGCAGAGACACAATCTGAGGATGATGGAGAGAAATTCAGGGACAAGATATTATAGGGTGTGAGGAAACTGACTGGGGAATTCAGAGGTGTAAGTGATGCAAGAAGAGACGGGAGGGGGTGAGAAATaaggaaagcaggagagaagggagcaggagTAGACTGAGTAAGTGCGGGAGCGGAGAGGGTAACAGGCAGGACATCCATCCAGTGCTGGATTCAATAAAGGGAAATCTAAGtaaaaaaaatgtaggtaaaatGTAAAAGGGATTAGGAATGAGCAGCCTGGGAAAGAATGGG includes these proteins:
- the LOC141470771 gene encoding solute carrier family 25 member 33-like; amino-acid sequence: MPEHSTLLHLLAGGCGGTAGAILTCPLEVVKTRLQSSQLTLRPLCLSEIQLPGMSVRLMNPTPPSPGVLKLLRSILEKEGVRSLFRGLGPNLVGVAPSRAIYFAAYSGVKERLNAVLIPESKKVHMLSAACAGIASATLTNPIWLVKTRMQLEARVKGEAASNALQCAMHVYRTEGLRGFYRGITASYAGVSETIIHFVIYEALKQQLRNSHPSLSPPLTLSPNSHDFFGLMGAAAVSKTCASCIAYPHEVIRTRLREEGSRYRSFIQTLQLVVHEEGPLALYRGLLAHLIRQIPNTAIMMATYELIVHLASSTL